The following are from one region of the Ignavibacteriota bacterium genome:
- the mtgA gene encoding monofunctional biosynthetic peptidoglycan transglycosylase: MAKKFNFKRFIKKLPKLLLKIFLGFIFLTVFIVLLLKWLNPITSSIMIQRKVEALVTFKEKQMIAYQWFSYDEISKQMSLAVIAAEDQNFPNHFGFDFEQIEKAIEQSNRGKRLRGASTITQQVAKNLFLWEGRSFIRKGLEAYFAVLIELLWSKERILEVYLNIIETGDMIFGVGAASQIYFKKLPSKLTRSQAALIAATIPNPVRFSVRRPSGYILRRQNWILGQMSSLGGVEYIRNL, translated from the coding sequence ATGGCTAAAAAATTCAACTTCAAACGGTTCATTAAAAAATTACCAAAATTACTTTTGAAAATTTTTCTCGGATTTATTTTCCTCACAGTCTTTATTGTACTGCTTCTAAAATGGTTAAACCCAATAACTTCATCTATAATGATTCAAAGAAAAGTTGAAGCCTTAGTTACATTTAAAGAAAAACAAATGATTGCTTACCAGTGGTTCAGCTATGATGAAATATCAAAACAAATGTCGCTTGCTGTAATTGCTGCCGAAGATCAGAATTTTCCAAACCATTTTGGATTTGATTTTGAACAGATTGAAAAAGCAATTGAACAAAGTAATCGTGGGAAAAGACTTCGGGGTGCCAGCACAATTACTCAGCAGGTTGCGAAGAATTTATTTCTGTGGGAGGGAAGAAGTTTTATCAGAAAAGGTCTGGAAGCATACTTTGCAGTTCTTATTGAACTTTTGTGGAGTAAAGAAAGAATTCTTGAAGTCTATCTTAACATTATTGAAACTGGTGACATGATTTTTGGTGTTGGTGCAGCAAGCCAGATATATTTTAAAAAACTCCCATCAAAGTTGACACGAAGTCAGGCTGCTTTAATTGCTGCTACAATACCAAATCCTGTTCGTTTTTCAGTAAGGAGACCTTCGGGTTATATTTTAAGAAGACAAAATTGGATTCTTGGGCAAATGAGTTCGCTTGGAGGTGTTGAGTATATCAGGAATCTTTAG
- the lgt gene encoding prolipoprotein diacylglyceryl transferase — protein sequence MMAFIEWSVSPEIFHLGPISVRWYGFLFAMAFVAGYVIMSWIFKKEGRPGTDLEQLSVYMIFGTVIGARLGHCLFYNPEYYLTHPIEIFKVWEGGLASHGAAIGILISLYLFSNKKKNYPLLWVLDRIVIVTALGGSFIRLGNLFNSEIIGKPTDVSWAFIFSSVDELPRHPTQLYESLAYLIIFIMLFLIYYKGIEKNRRGLLFGLFLVLVFTFRFFIEFLKENQTGFEARMTFNMGQILSIPFVLIGLFFILKSFKVEKANGSHSKDKK from the coding sequence ATGATGGCATTTATAGAGTGGAGTGTTAGTCCTGAGATTTTTCACCTGGGTCCAATATCGGTAAGATGGTATGGATTTTTATTTGCTATGGCTTTCGTGGCAGGTTATGTGATTATGTCCTGGATTTTTAAAAAAGAAGGAAGACCGGGAACAGATCTCGAACAACTTTCTGTTTATATGATATTCGGAACTGTTATTGGTGCAAGGTTAGGTCATTGTCTCTTTTATAATCCCGAATATTACCTCACACATCCAATAGAAATTTTTAAGGTTTGGGAAGGCGGTTTGGCAAGTCACGGTGCAGCAATTGGGATACTCATTTCATTATATCTTTTTTCAAATAAGAAAAAAAATTATCCGCTGTTATGGGTACTTGATCGAATAGTAATCGTAACTGCATTAGGTGGTTCCTTTATCAGATTAGGTAATCTGTTTAATTCTGAAATTATCGGCAAACCAACTGATGTTTCGTGGGCATTTATTTTTAGTTCTGTTGATGAACTCCCAAGGCACCCCACACAACTTTATGAATCTTTAGCTTACCTGATAATTTTTATTATGCTCTTCTTAATTTATTACAAAGGAATTGAAAAAAACCGGAGAGGTTTGCTATTCGGATTATTTCTTGTTCTGGTATTTACTTTCAGGTTTTTTATTGAATTCCTGAAAGAAAATCAAACCGGCTTTGAAGCAAGAATGACATTTAATATGGGGCAGATATTAAGCATCCCTTTTGTATTAATAGGATTATTTTTTATTCTAAAATCTTTTAAAGTTGAAAAAGCAAATGGATCTCATAGCAAAGATAAAAAATAA
- the yidD gene encoding membrane protein insertion efficiency factor YidD — MRVQIFFKKIFEFLAIPLIIVIKIYQLIISPLFPPSCRFTPTCSHYTIEALRKYGIIKGSWLGFKRIIKCHPWGGSGYDPVP; from the coding sequence TTGAGAGTGCAAATTTTTTTTAAAAAGATTTTTGAGTTTCTGGCAATTCCATTAATAATTGTTATTAAAATTTATCAATTAATTATATCACCATTATTTCCACCATCTTGCAGATTTACACCAACGTGCTCTCATTATACAATTGAAGCATTGAGGAAGTACGGAATAATTAAAGGAAGCTGGCTTGGCTTTAAAAGAATTATTAAATGTCATCCCTGGGGTGGAAGCGGTTATGATCCGGTACCATAA
- the topA gene encoding type I DNA topoisomerase — translation MSKNVVIVESPAKANTIEKYLGEDFLVTSSYGHIRDLIKKDKGIDVENNYTPHYIIPEDKKARVKELKKLSDKSETVWLATDEDREGEAIAWHLKEVLELPEKKIRRIVFSEITKPAILDAVKNPRGIDYNLVNSQQSRRILDRLVGFELSPILWRKVKPKLSAGRVQSVAVRLIVEREREIDSFKSESRYKVTGNFLVTGKDGKKSEFKAEVPDYFESSKEAKDFLESCKTSEFLVESIEKKPAKKSPSPPFTTSTLQQEASRKLRFSVSRTMLVAQKLYEAGKITYMRTDSVNLSEIALNAAEQQIKNEYGKNYSHRRQFKTKSKTAQEAHEAIRPTDFGNESISGSRDEKVLYELIWKRALASQMSDAQLERTTLKINVSKADKLFVAKGEVIKFDGFLKVYLESIDDENGENGEDGILPDLSEGEKISFTEITATQRFTRPPSRFTEASLVKKLEELGIGRPSTYAPTISTIQKRGYVHKEEREGTERKYEVLTLDQSKKIKSETLTEITGADKGKLFPNDVAMLVNDFLLEHFPQVMDYKFTARIEEELDEIANGEMDYHEMLDEFYPPFKKKVEHTIETSERVSGERILGKDPATGKQVSVRMARFGPVAVLSNPKDENDKPHYAGLRKTQKLENLTLEEALHLFKLPRLVGKYNDQEVIAAIGRFGPYVRFDGKFYSIKAQYDPHDIEIDEAIEVIEAKKKADAEKTIKIFEENPEFQILKGRWGPYLKAGKENVKIPKDREPASLTYDECVKLAEEAKLKPKRKGRFSKSKT, via the coding sequence ATGTCAAAAAATGTTGTAATTGTTGAATCGCCTGCTAAAGCAAACACAATTGAAAAATATCTTGGTGAAGATTTTCTTGTTACTTCCAGTTATGGTCATATCAGAGATCTGATAAAGAAAGATAAGGGGATTGATGTTGAAAATAACTACACTCCGCATTATATCATACCTGAAGATAAAAAAGCAAGAGTAAAGGAATTAAAGAAATTATCTGATAAATCAGAAACTGTGTGGCTTGCAACTGACGAAGACCGTGAAGGTGAAGCGATAGCCTGGCATTTAAAAGAAGTATTAGAGTTGCCCGAGAAAAAAATCAGAAGAATTGTTTTCTCAGAAATTACCAAACCAGCAATCCTTGATGCGGTAAAGAATCCGCGTGGGATTGATTATAACCTTGTGAACTCACAGCAATCGAGAAGAATTCTTGACAGGTTAGTTGGTTTTGAACTTTCTCCTATCCTTTGGAGAAAAGTGAAACCAAAATTATCAGCGGGAAGGGTTCAATCAGTTGCTGTAAGATTGATTGTTGAACGTGAAAGAGAAATAGATTCATTTAAATCAGAATCCAGATACAAAGTAACCGGCAATTTTCTTGTAACCGGGAAAGATGGCAAAAAATCTGAGTTCAAAGCTGAAGTACCCGATTATTTTGAATCATCCAAAGAAGCAAAAGATTTTTTGGAGAGTTGCAAAACTTCAGAATTTTTGGTTGAAAGTATTGAAAAGAAACCTGCAAAGAAATCTCCTTCTCCCCCATTTACAACTTCTACTCTTCAGCAGGAAGCAAGCAGAAAATTGCGTTTTTCAGTTTCACGAACAATGCTCGTTGCACAAAAGTTGTATGAAGCAGGCAAGATTACATATATGCGAACCGATTCAGTTAATCTTTCTGAAATTGCTCTCAATGCAGCAGAACAACAAATAAAAAATGAATACGGAAAAAATTATTCTCACCGCAGACAGTTTAAAACAAAATCTAAGACTGCTCAGGAAGCTCACGAAGCAATTCGTCCGACCGATTTCGGCAATGAAAGTATTTCAGGTTCCAGAGATGAAAAAGTATTATATGAATTAATTTGGAAAAGAGCTCTTGCATCACAAATGTCTGATGCTCAGCTTGAAAGAACTACTTTGAAAATCAATGTAAGCAAAGCTGATAAGTTATTTGTAGCAAAAGGCGAAGTAATAAAGTTTGATGGATTTCTTAAAGTTTATCTTGAGTCCATCGATGATGAAAACGGCGAGAACGGAGAAGATGGAATACTTCCGGATTTATCAGAAGGAGAAAAAATTTCATTCACCGAAATTACAGCCACACAAAGATTTACCAGACCGCCCTCCAGATTTACGGAAGCAAGTCTTGTGAAAAAACTTGAAGAGCTTGGAATTGGAAGACCTTCAACGTATGCACCAACTATCAGTACGATTCAGAAGAGAGGTTATGTTCATAAAGAAGAACGTGAAGGTACGGAACGTAAATATGAAGTTTTAACTCTTGATCAATCAAAAAAAATAAAGAGTGAAACACTAACCGAAATAACCGGAGCTGACAAAGGAAAACTGTTCCCAAACGATGTTGCAATGCTTGTTAATGATTTTTTGCTTGAACATTTTCCACAGGTAATGGATTATAAATTTACCGCACGCATCGAAGAGGAACTTGACGAGATAGCAAATGGTGAAATGGACTATCACGAAATGCTTGACGAATTTTATCCTCCTTTCAAGAAAAAAGTCGAGCATACGATTGAGACATCCGAAAGAGTATCGGGAGAGAGAATTCTCGGGAAAGATCCGGCAACAGGAAAGCAGGTTTCTGTAAGAATGGCAAGATTTGGTCCTGTGGCAGTCTTAAGTAATCCAAAAGATGAAAATGATAAACCACATTATGCTGGATTAAGGAAAACTCAGAAACTTGAAAACCTGACTCTCGAAGAAGCACTCCATTTGTTTAAACTTCCGAGACTTGTTGGCAAGTATAATGATCAGGAAGTAATTGCGGCAATCGGAAGGTTTGGACCTTATGTCAGGTTCGATGGAAAATTTTATTCCATTAAAGCTCAATATGATCCCCACGATATAGAAATTGATGAAGCGATTGAAGTAATTGAGGCTAAGAAAAAAGCTGATGCAGAAAAGACAATAAAAATTTTCGAAGAGAATCCAGAGTTTCAGATACTAAAAGGCAGATGGGGACCTTATTTAAAAGCCGGAAAAGAAAACGTGAAAATCCCAAAAGACCGGGAACCAGCTTCCTTAACTTATGATGAATGTGTAAAGCTGGCTGAAGAAGCAAAGTTAAAACCAAAACGAAAAGGAAGATTCAGCAAAAGTAAAACCTGA